The Candidatus Rokuibacteriota bacterium DNA segment GCTGCATCTACTCTGTCGAGAGCCCCGGCGGCTTCTGGGTGCTCGGCCGCACTCCGCTGCGCCTGTACGACCCGTCGGCCGCCGATCCGATCCTCCTCCGCGCCGGCGACCACGTCCGCTTCCGCATGATCTCCCGCGCCGAGTACGACACCATCGCCGGCGCCGTGGCGGAGGGTACCTATACCCCGCGCATGGAGCGCGCCTGATGCCGAGCGTCCTCATCCACGACGCGGGACCGCAGACCACGGTCCAGGACCTCGGCCGGCGCGGATCGCTGCGGGTGGGCATCCCGCCGTCGGGCCCCATGGACCGCGAGGCCTTTCTCCTCGCCAACCGCCTCGTGGGCAACGCCGATGACGCGGCGGGGCTCGAGTGCACGCTCATCGGGCCGCGCATCGAGTTCGCCGACGAGCGCTGGGTCGCGGTCACGGGCGCCGACATGCCCGTCACGCTCAATGGCGCGGCCATGCCGCGCTGGGCGGCTTTCGAGGTCGAAGCGGGTGAAGTCCTGCGGTTGGGACCGGCGGCCTCGGGAGTGCGCGGGTATCTCGCCGTTTCCGGCGGCATCGACACGCCGCCCGCGTTGGGCTCGCGCGCCACCTATCTCCGCGGCCAGCTCGGAGGCCTCGAGGGAAGGGCCCTCCGCAAGGGCGACTGCCTGCCGCTCGGCCCCGCCTCGGGCGGCGCGCCCGCCGAGGTCCACGAGGAGATCATCCCCGACTACACGGTCGAGCCCACAGTGCGCGTGGTGCTCGGGCCCCAGGACGACCGCTTCACCAAGCGCGGCATCGCGGCGCTCTTCGACGCGCCGTACGAGATGACGTCGCAGAGCGACCGCATGGGCGCCCGCCTCCGCGGGGAGCGCATCGAGCACACGCGCGGCCACGACATCATCTCCGACGGCGTGGCGCTTGGCGGCATCCAGGTCGTCGGCGACGGTCAGCCCATCGTGCTCCTGGCCGACCGGCAGTCCACGGGCGGCTACACGAAGATCGGCACGGTATGCTCCTTCGACATCGGGCGGGTGGCCCAGGTCAAGCCGGGGCAGCGGCTGCGCTTCCGCCGCGTGACCGTGGCCGAGGCCCACGAGTTCCTGCGCGCCTACCGCCGCGAGCTCGACGACGCGATCCCATTCCCCTCAGCCTAGGAGAGGGGCGACGGAAGCCAGGAAGGAGTCACCAACATGACCCTCGAGACTCTCGTCAACGACTACAAGGCCAAGACCTCCCGCTCGCGCCAGATGTACGAGGAGGCGCTCCGGGTCATGCCGGGCGGCAACAGCCGCACGACGACCTTCTTCGACCCGTACCCCTTCTACATCACGCGCGGCGCTGGCGCCCGCATCTGGGACGCCGACGGCGCCGAGCGCCTCGACTTCAACGGCAACTACACGAGCCTGATCCTGGGCCACGCGCACCCGTCGGTCGTCGAGGCCGTCGCCGAGCAGGCGACGCGCGGCATGTCCTTCCCCGGGCCGAGCGAGCACGAGGTCAAGCTGGCGGGGCTGCTGACCCAGCGCATACCGAGCATGGAGGTGGTCCGCTTCGCCAACTCGGGCACCGAGGCGACGATGAACGCCGTGCGCGCCGCGCGCGCCTTCACGGGACGGAGCAAGCTCGCCAAGTTCGAGGGCGCCTACCACGGCACGCACGACTGGGTGCTGGTGAGCGTCTCGCCCGACCCGGCCAAGTCGGGCTCGCGCAAGCGGCCGAAGCCTGTCGCATACTCGGCCGGCGTGCCGGACACCGTGCTCAAGCTTTCCGTAATCCTGCCGTGGAACGACGCCGACGCGTGCGTAAAGATCCTCGAGAAGCAGGGGCGCGACATCGCCGCGCTCATCGTGGATCCGCTCATGGCCAATGCCGGCCTGCTCGTGCCCCAGCCGGGCTTCCTCGAGCGCCTGCGAGAGGTGACGGAGCGTCTCGGGATCGTCTTGATCTTCGACGAGGTCATCTCATTTCGCGTAGCGCCGGGCGGGGCGCAGCAGCGCTTCGGCGTCCGGCCGGACCTGACCACGCTCGGCAAGATCATCGGCGGCGGGCTCGCCGTCGGCGCCTTCGGCGGGCGCGCGGAGGTGATGAACTACTACGACCCGCGCGGCGGCAAGGGACGGATCAGCCACGGCGGCACCTTCAACGCCAACCCGGTGACCATGGCCGGCGGTGTCGCGACGATGCAGGAGCTGACGCCCGACGCCTACGCGAAACTCGATGCCCTCGGCGATCGCCTGCGCGCCGGCGTCAAGCGCGTCCTGTCCAAGAACAAACAGCCCGCGCAGGTGACGGGGCTCGGCTCGCTCTTCTGGATCCACTGGACGAAGAAGCGCCTGAGCGACTACCGCTCGAGCCGCCCCGCGGATGCCGAGCGGCCGCTCCGCACCTTCATGGCGCTCCTCAACGACGGCGTGCTCCTGACCCAGCGAGGGCTCGGCTGCTGCTCGCTGGCCATGGTCGACGCGGACGTTGACCGCTTCCTCGAGGCGTTCGGCCGCGTGGTCGAGAAAGAGGCGTAGTCTTCGCCGGGCGAGGCATAATGGGCGGCGAGGGAGGTTTCCCATGACCACAACGCATCGCATCGTCTCAGGGATGACAGCCATCGTGTTCGCCGCGGCGCTCTCTGGCTGCGCGTCCGCGCCGGCCACGCCCACTATCTACGCCTATCCGGCCCAGGGCCAGACGCCCCAGAAGCAGGCACAGGACGGGAGCGAGTGCCAGACCTGGGCCAAGCAGCAGAGCGGGTGGGATCCGGCGACGAGCACGGCGAAGGGCGCCGGCATCGGGCTGGCCATCGGCGCGCTGACCGGCGCGGCGGCAGGAGCCGCCATCGGTGCGGCCACCGGACATGCGGGCACGGGCGCGGCGATCGGCGCCGCGGCCGGCGGCGTCGGTGGCGCGGCCTACGGCGGGACCAGCCAGTATGGGAAGGGCCAGGCGGGCTACGACCAGGCCTTCGGCGCCTGCATGAGCGCCAGAGGCTACACGACGAAGTAGCAGCGCCGTCGCCCCGACGCGGTTACGAATCCCGCGTCGGGGCGTAGTTCCCATTGCGGCCCCGGAGCCCATCCATTAAGATGATGGGGCTGCCATGACGGACACCCCGGTTCCCCTCAAGCGGACTCCATTGCGCGATGTCCACGCTGCGGCCGGCGCCAAGATGGTCCCCTTCGGCGGCTGGGACATGCCCGTCCAGTACACCGGCATCATCGAGGAGCACCGCTGCGTCCGCTCGGCCGTCGGGCTCTTC contains these protein-coding regions:
- a CDS encoding aspartate aminotransferase family protein; protein product: MTLETLVNDYKAKTSRSRQMYEEALRVMPGGNSRTTTFFDPYPFYITRGAGARIWDADGAERLDFNGNYTSLILGHAHPSVVEAVAEQATRGMSFPGPSEHEVKLAGLLTQRIPSMEVVRFANSGTEATMNAVRAARAFTGRSKLAKFEGAYHGTHDWVLVSVSPDPAKSGSRKRPKPVAYSAGVPDTVLKLSVILPWNDADACVKILEKQGRDIAALIVDPLMANAGLLVPQPGFLERLREVTERLGIVLIFDEVISFRVAPGGAQQRFGVRPDLTTLGKIIGGGLAVGAFGGRAEVMNYYDPRGGKGRISHGGTFNANPVTMAGGVATMQELTPDAYAKLDALGDRLRAGVKRVLSKNKQPAQVTGLGSLFWIHWTKKRLSDYRSSRPADAERPLRTFMALLNDGVLLTQRGLGCCSLAMVDADVDRFLEAFGRVVEKEA
- a CDS encoding biotin-dependent carboxyltransferase family protein, which gives rise to MPSVLIHDAGPQTTVQDLGRRGSLRVGIPPSGPMDREAFLLANRLVGNADDAAGLECTLIGPRIEFADERWVAVTGADMPVTLNGAAMPRWAAFEVEAGEVLRLGPAASGVRGYLAVSGGIDTPPALGSRATYLRGQLGGLEGRALRKGDCLPLGPASGGAPAEVHEEIIPDYTVEPTVRVVLGPQDDRFTKRGIAALFDAPYEMTSQSDRMGARLRGERIEHTRGHDIISDGVALGGIQVVGDGQPIVLLADRQSTGGYTKIGTVCSFDIGRVAQVKPGQRLRFRRVTVAEAHEFLRAYRRELDDAIPFPSA
- a CDS encoding glycine zipper domain-containing protein, coding for MTTTHRIVSGMTAIVFAAALSGCASAPATPTIYAYPAQGQTPQKQAQDGSECQTWAKQQSGWDPATSTAKGAGIGLAIGALTGAAAGAAIGAATGHAGTGAAIGAAAGGVGGAAYGGTSQYGKGQAGYDQAFGACMSARGYTTK